In Listeria cossartiae subsp. cossartiae, the following proteins share a genomic window:
- a CDS encoding phosphoglycerate kinase, with protein MAKKVVTDLDLKDKKVLVRVDFNVPMKDGKITNDNRIVAALPTIEYILEQNGKAILFSHLGKVKTEEDKEGKSLRPVAARLSELLGKEVKFVPTTRGPELEAAIAELKDGEVLLFENTRFEDIDGKKESKNDPELGKYWASLGDVFVNDAFGTAHRAHASNVGIASNLESAAGFLMEKEIKFIGGVVDNPARPLVAILGGAKVSDKIGVIENLLTKADKVLVGGGMTFTFMAAQGQEIGKSLLEADKVELAKGLLEKAGDKLVLPVDAVVSKEFSNDAPFHTVDADNMPADEMGLDIGQATIDLFTKELQGAKTVVWNGPMGVFELSNFAKGTIGVCEAIANLTDATTIIGGGDSAAAAMDLGFADKFTHISTGGGASLEYLEGKELPGVASISDK; from the coding sequence AACTGATTTAGATTTAAAAGACAAAAAAGTTTTAGTTCGTGTTGACTTTAACGTGCCAATGAAAGACGGTAAAATCACTAACGACAACCGTATTGTAGCTGCACTTCCAACAATTGAATACATCTTAGAACAAAACGGTAAAGCAATTCTATTTTCTCACCTTGGAAAAGTAAAAACAGAAGAAGATAAAGAAGGAAAATCTCTTCGTCCAGTAGCCGCTCGTTTAAGCGAATTACTTGGAAAAGAAGTGAAATTCGTTCCTACTACTCGTGGTCCAGAACTTGAAGCAGCAATTGCTGAGTTAAAAGACGGCGAAGTACTTCTTTTTGAAAATACACGTTTTGAAGATATTGATGGTAAAAAAGAAAGCAAAAATGATCCAGAACTTGGAAAATACTGGGCTAGCCTTGGCGACGTTTTCGTAAATGACGCTTTTGGTACTGCTCACCGTGCGCACGCGTCTAACGTTGGAATCGCTTCTAACCTAGAATCAGCGGCCGGATTTTTGATGGAAAAAGAAATTAAATTCATCGGCGGTGTAGTTGATAATCCAGCACGTCCACTAGTAGCAATCCTAGGTGGCGCAAAAGTTTCTGACAAAATCGGTGTTATCGAAAACTTACTTACAAAAGCAGACAAAGTACTTGTCGGCGGCGGAATGACTTTCACTTTCATGGCAGCTCAAGGTCAAGAAATTGGTAAATCTCTTTTAGAAGCAGATAAAGTTGAACTTGCTAAAGGCTTACTTGAAAAAGCTGGCGATAAATTAGTATTACCAGTTGATGCAGTTGTATCTAAAGAATTCAGTAACGATGCTCCATTCCACACAGTAGACGCAGATAACATGCCTGCTGATGAAATGGGACTAGATATTGGTCAAGCTACAATTGACTTATTCACAAAAGAACTTCAAGGCGCTAAAACAGTTGTATGGAACGGTCCAATGGGCGTATTCGAACTTAGCAACTTTGCTAAAGGTACAATTGGCGTTTGTGAAGCTATTGCAAACTTAACTGATGCAACAACTATTATCGGTGGTGGGGATTCTGCAGCAGCAGCTATGGACTTAGGTTTTGCTGACAAATTCACACATATTTCTACTGGTGGCGGTGCATCTTTAGAGTACCTTGAAGGTAAAGAGCTTCCTGGTGTTGCTTCTATTAGCGACAAATAA